One segment of Haloplanus natans DSM 17983 DNA contains the following:
- a CDS encoding inorganic diphosphatase, with product MVNLWTDLEPGPNPPETITAVVECLKGERNKYEYDKDVPGVVLDRVLHSNVHYPSDYGFIPQSYYDDEDPFDVLVLVEDQTFPGCIVEARPIALMKMDDDGEQDDKVIAVPTEDPRFDHLQDLEDIPQQTIDEIDEFFSTYKNLEEGKEVETLGWEDKAAAKDAIEHALDLYQETFA from the coding sequence ATGGTGAACCTGTGGACGGATCTCGAACCCGGCCCGAACCCGCCCGAGACCATCACCGCGGTCGTCGAGTGTCTCAAAGGCGAGCGCAACAAGTACGAGTACGACAAGGACGTGCCCGGCGTCGTCCTCGACCGCGTCCTCCACAGTAACGTCCACTACCCGAGCGACTACGGGTTCATCCCCCAGTCGTACTACGACGACGAGGATCCCTTCGACGTGTTGGTGCTCGTCGAAGACCAGACGTTCCCGGGTTGTATCGTCGAAGCCCGCCCCATCGCGCTCATGAAGATGGACGACGACGGCGAACAGGACGACAAGGTCATCGCCGTCCCGACCGAGGACCCTCGCTTCGACCACCTGCAGGACCTCGAGGACATCCCCCAGCAGACCATCGACGAAATAGACGAGTTCTTCTCGACGTACAAGAACCTCGAGGAGGGCAAGGAAGTCGAGACGCTCGGCTGGGAGGACAAAGCCGCCGCGAAAGACGCCATCGAACACGCGCTCGACCTCTATCAGGAGACGTTCGCGTAG
- a CDS encoding DUF7108 family protein yields the protein MTDLPREVVTAAERLTRLARRAVDDAEAAAYERDREERLAEHGFTARIRESDDTLVLHPAEWLDGNRARMDRIEDTDRAVEVPLSGSGDPEAWDEVEAHNAAVVERVAERAGEVHAANARAFADFMGNHYTRRVETATAAELAEFLTEYFPRNAWPSDDQRDAVEQSLEHVFTVTETPMPEFSPARRRDRGPTRPDRRR from the coding sequence ATGACTGATCTGCCACGAGAGGTCGTCACGGCGGCGGAGCGACTGACCCGACTCGCCCGCCGGGCGGTCGACGACGCCGAAGCGGCGGCCTACGAACGGGACCGGGAGGAACGGCTCGCCGAACACGGCTTCACGGCGCGCATCCGCGAGAGCGACGACACGCTCGTCCTACATCCGGCGGAGTGGCTCGACGGCAACAGGGCCCGGATGGATCGGATCGAGGATACGGACCGGGCAGTCGAGGTACCGCTCTCGGGGAGTGGCGACCCCGAGGCGTGGGACGAAGTGGAGGCCCACAACGCCGCGGTGGTCGAGCGGGTGGCCGAGCGGGCCGGCGAGGTCCACGCCGCCAACGCCCGGGCGTTCGCCGACTTCATGGGGAATCACTACACCCGGCGGGTGGAGACGGCGACGGCGGCGGAGCTGGCGGAGTTTCTGACGGAGTACTTCCCCCGGAACGCGTGGCCGAGCGACGACCAGCGGGACGCGGTAGAGCAGTCGCTCGAACACGTCTTCACCGTAACGGAAACGCCGATGCCCGAGTTCAGCCCTGCGCGTCGACGAGATCGCGGACCGACTCGGCCCGATCGTCGTCGGTGA
- a CDS encoding endonuclease V, whose protein sequence is MTPDRPEFVPDPAQSRAEMEALQRRVADAARFADDFGFDPTAVAVGGDASLTGDRPLVAGVDQAFLDDDRAVSAVVCLRGGEVIERAHAVTDLSVPYVPGLLSFREGGAILAAFDTLESTPDLVVFDGSGRIHFRQAGLATHLGVVLDAPSLGVAKSLLCGRVESDTDGRPGGWRAPVVADDRVDAPEGTVLGYAYQSRQYESNPIINPLYVSPGHRVSAETTVELVQRLCGGYKLPEPTRLADRYADECKGQV, encoded by the coding sequence GTGACGCCGGACCGACCCGAGTTCGTTCCCGATCCCGCCCAGTCCCGCGCGGAGATGGAGGCGCTCCAGCGGCGGGTCGCCGACGCCGCTCGGTTCGCCGACGACTTCGGGTTCGACCCGACGGCCGTCGCCGTCGGCGGCGACGCGTCGCTCACCGGGGACCGACCCCTCGTCGCCGGCGTCGATCAGGCCTTCCTCGACGACGACCGGGCGGTCAGCGCCGTCGTCTGCCTCCGTGGCGGCGAGGTGATCGAACGCGCCCACGCCGTGACCGATCTCTCCGTACCCTACGTCCCCGGCCTCCTCTCCTTTCGCGAGGGAGGGGCGATCCTCGCCGCCTTCGACACGCTGGAGTCGACTCCCGACCTCGTGGTTTTCGACGGAAGTGGTCGCATCCACTTCCGGCAGGCCGGCCTCGCGACCCACCTGGGTGTCGTCCTCGATGCCCCGAGTCTCGGCGTCGCCAAGAGCCTCCTCTGTGGACGGGTCGAGAGCGACACCGACGGCCGGCCCGGGGGGTGGCGAGCGCCCGTCGTCGCGGACGACCGGGTGGACGCCCCCGAGGGGACGGTGCTCGGCTACGCCTACCAGTCCAGGCAGTACGAGTCGAACCCGATCATCAACCCGCTGTATGTCAGCCCCGGGCACCGCGTGAGCGCCGAGACGACGGTCGAGTTGGTGCAGCGGCTGTGTGGGGGCTACAAGCTCCCGGAGCCGACGCGGTTGGCGGACCGCTACGCCGACGAGTGCAAAGGGCAGGTGTAG
- a CDS encoding universal stress protein yields the protein MYRVLVPVDANTNRARHQAQYVARFPDSEGSVAATVLYVAPPDQFTSRDEVSFSAVDSAATAAEELERAGVDVDRRVDGGSVARAIVDAIGDVDADEVVMGGRKRSGVATVLLGSTVLDVLLSTERPVTVTGERVGLGEGPRRLLVPVDASEERARRQAEYVAGLPGDPTAIEAVVFYVFRHQDYAGAPPHEFAEVESAVAAADALEAAGVTVERVAGGGEVSRRILRAAEDHAVDGIVMGGRKRSGVQKVLLGSTVRDVLLSAERPVTLTG from the coding sequence ATGTATCGGGTCCTCGTCCCCGTCGACGCCAACACGAACCGCGCGCGACACCAGGCGCAGTACGTCGCTCGGTTCCCCGATTCCGAGGGGAGCGTCGCGGCGACGGTGCTCTACGTGGCGCCGCCGGATCAGTTCACCTCCCGCGACGAGGTGTCGTTCTCGGCGGTCGACAGCGCCGCCACCGCCGCCGAGGAACTGGAACGGGCCGGCGTGGACGTGGACCGCCGCGTCGACGGCGGGAGCGTCGCGCGGGCCATCGTCGACGCCATCGGGGACGTGGACGCCGACGAGGTGGTGATGGGCGGACGGAAACGCTCGGGCGTGGCGACGGTCCTTCTCGGGAGCACCGTCCTCGACGTGTTGCTCTCGACGGAGCGGCCGGTGACGGTCACGGGCGAGCGGGTCGGCCTCGGTGAGGGGCCACGGCGGCTACTCGTCCCCGTCGACGCGAGCGAGGAGCGGGCGCGCAGACAGGCGGAGTACGTCGCGGGACTCCCGGGCGATCCGACGGCCATCGAGGCGGTCGTATTCTACGTCTTCCGACATCAGGATTACGCGGGCGCCCCACCCCACGAGTTCGCGGAGGTCGAGAGCGCGGTGGCGGCGGCCGATGCGCTGGAGGCGGCGGGCGTGACCGTCGAACGCGTCGCCGGAGGGGGCGAAGTCTCTCGGCGCATCCTCCGGGCCGCCGAAGACCACGCCGTCGACGGCATCGTCATGGGTGGGCGGAAGCGATCCGGGGTCCAGAAGGTGTTGCTCGGCAGCACCGTCCGGGACGTTCTCCTCTCGGCCGAGCGGCCGGTGACGTTGACGGGGTAG
- a CDS encoding cold-shock protein, producing the protein MVRGNVDFFNDTGGYGFISTDDDNDEDVFFHMEDVGGPDLEEGQDVEFDVEDSPKGPRATNLVRN; encoded by the coding sequence ATGGTACGAGGCAACGTTGATTTCTTCAACGACACTGGCGGCTACGGTTTCATTTCGACTGACGACGACAACGACGAGGACGTGTTCTTCCATATGGAGGACGTTGGCGGTCCGGACCTCGAAGAGGGTCAGGACGTCGAGTTCGATGTCGAGGACTCTCCCAAGGGTCCGCGCGCGACGAACCTCGTCCGCAACTAA
- a CDS encoding rhomboid family intramembrane serine protease, which yields MAQCDECGSHENLPYQCRRCGGTFCAEHRLPENHECPGLNEWNDPSGVFDSGFDDSVRDEGGSRSLGDRIGTLTGTGGVLGYFRGNVAYLFLALMWITFALQFLVGGLFGRGAMETLFVLQSDRLLYVWTWLTSIFAHGGLYHIAGNSIVLYFFGPLVERYVGSRRFTALFLASGALAGLGFAVTSIVLGAGSVSVVGASGAIFAVLGVLTVLNPGLRIYLYFIIPIPLWLFTGAFAVISVLFFLQPQSAASVGQGNVAHLAHLIGLVIGLAYGKRIKQPQRVPDRLTFGGGRGPGGPGGPGGPGRR from the coding sequence ATGGCTCAGTGCGACGAGTGCGGCAGTCACGAGAACCTGCCGTACCAGTGTCGGCGCTGTGGGGGGACCTTCTGTGCCGAACATCGGTTGCCCGAGAACCACGAGTGTCCCGGCCTGAACGAGTGGAACGATCCCTCCGGCGTCTTCGACAGCGGTTTCGACGACAGCGTCCGCGACGAGGGGGGGAGCCGGAGCCTCGGTGACCGTATCGGCACCCTGACCGGCACGGGGGGCGTCCTCGGCTACTTCCGTGGCAACGTCGCGTACCTGTTTCTCGCACTCATGTGGATCACCTTCGCCCTCCAGTTTCTGGTCGGTGGGCTGTTCGGACGCGGGGCGATGGAGACGCTGTTCGTTCTCCAGTCGGACCGCCTACTGTACGTCTGGACGTGGCTCACCTCCATTTTCGCCCACGGCGGGCTCTACCACATCGCCGGCAACAGCATCGTGCTGTACTTTTTCGGGCCGCTCGTCGAGCGATACGTCGGATCGCGGCGCTTTACCGCCCTGTTTCTCGCGAGCGGCGCCCTCGCCGGTCTCGGATTCGCCGTCACCAGCATCGTCCTCGGCGCGGGCAGCGTCTCGGTCGTCGGCGCCAGCGGCGCCATCTTCGCCGTCCTCGGGGTGTTGACCGTGCTCAATCCGGGGCTTCGGATCTACCTCTACTTCATCATCCCCATCCCCCTGTGGCTGTTCACCGGTGCCTTCGCCGTCATCTCCGTGCTCTTTTTCCTCCAGCCACAGTCGGCCGCGTCGGTGGGACAGGGCAACGTTGCCCACCTCGCTCACCTCATCGGCCTGGTGATCGGACTGGCGTACGGCAAGCGGATCAAGCAACCGCAACGGGTCCCGGACCGCCTGACCTTCGGCGGCGGTCGCGGTCCGGGCGGTCCGGGTGGCCCCGGCGGTCCGGGGCGACGGTGA
- a CDS encoding proteasome assembly chaperone family protein: MSHDSSPTQFERTTDRTIDSATLIEGLPGLGMVASIAVDRITTQLGLERYGTIASDDVPPVASFDEGRVRSPVRVYGGTNPDVLTLQSDVPIPPNAFRPLSRCVVTELADLFDRAVFLAGAPAESESQLGEVVGVATTDSLEAELADAGVTLAEGPGVIGGVTGALLKACYDADVPAMILVVRSNPYIPDPGAAEAVIETALEPLVAFDIDTTELRERAEEIQRQMQQVAEQLQQYQQESRQQPATPMFQ, from the coding sequence GTGAGCCACGACTCCTCACCCACACAGTTCGAACGGACGACCGACCGTACGATCGACTCCGCGACGCTCATCGAGGGGCTGCCCGGTCTGGGCATGGTCGCCTCTATCGCAGTCGACCGGATCACGACACAACTCGGGCTCGAACGCTACGGAACCATCGCGTCGGACGACGTACCGCCGGTCGCGTCGTTCGACGAGGGGCGAGTTCGGTCGCCGGTTCGTGTCTACGGGGGGACGAACCCGGACGTGTTGACCCTCCAGAGCGACGTGCCGATCCCGCCGAACGCGTTCCGGCCGCTGAGTCGCTGTGTCGTGACGGAGCTGGCGGACTTGTTCGACCGCGCCGTCTTCCTCGCGGGCGCACCCGCGGAGTCCGAGTCCCAACTCGGCGAGGTGGTCGGCGTCGCGACGACCGACTCGCTGGAGGCGGAACTGGCCGATGCGGGCGTCACGCTGGCCGAGGGTCCGGGCGTGATCGGTGGCGTGACAGGCGCGCTCCTCAAGGCGTGTTACGACGCCGACGTACCCGCGATGATCCTCGTCGTGCGCTCGAACCCATACATTCCCGATCCGGGGGCCGCCGAGGCCGTCATCGAGACGGCGCTCGAACCCCTCGTCGCGTTTGACATCGACACGACGGAGCTTCGAGAGCGCGCCGAGGAGATACAGCGTCAGATGCAGCAGGTCGCGGAACAGCTCCAGCAGTACCAACAGGAGTCCCGACAACAGCCCGCGACCCCGATGTTCCAGTGA
- the rnhA gene encoding ribonuclease HI — protein MPTIDCDPATARRRLEDAGVDVAAGNTEHERWRAERGDAVAVAYDDSVVVQGARPTDLTALLAESSGRAHVYFDGASRGNPGPGAVGWVIVTGDGIADEGSETIGRTTNNRAEYEALIRALSVARDHGFDEVDVRGDSELIVKQVRGEWNTNDPDLRERRVRVRELLDSFDRWSLEHVPREINDRADGLANEALDDD, from the coding sequence ATGCCGACGATCGACTGCGATCCCGCGACTGCGCGCCGCCGGCTGGAAGACGCCGGCGTCGACGTGGCGGCGGGGAACACGGAACACGAGCGCTGGCGCGCCGAACGCGGCGACGCGGTCGCGGTCGCCTACGACGACTCGGTGGTCGTCCAGGGCGCGCGGCCGACGGACCTGACCGCCCTGCTGGCCGAATCGAGCGGCCGGGCACACGTCTACTTCGACGGGGCAAGCCGCGGCAACCCCGGCCCGGGTGCGGTGGGCTGGGTCATCGTCACGGGCGACGGCATCGCCGACGAGGGGAGCGAGACAATCGGGCGGACGACGAACAACCGCGCGGAGTACGAGGCGCTGATCCGGGCGCTTTCGGTGGCCCGGGACCACGGCTTCGACGAGGTGGACGTACGGGGCGACTCGGAGCTGATCGTCAAACAGGTTCGGGGGGAGTGGAACACGAACGACCCGGACCTGCGCGAGCGACGCGTCCGGGTGCGGGAGTTGCTCGATTCGTTCGACCGCTGGTCGCTGGAACACGTCCCGCGGGAAATAAACGACCGCGCGGACGGGCTGGCAAACGAGGCGCTCGACGATGACTGA
- a CDS encoding alpha/beta fold hydrolase: MDAAQPSRSIETVRIDSHRRVAYAEYGDPAGRAVLFFHGTPGSHRLGRLFVDAARRHGVRLLAPDRPGYGDSSPWPERDLTDTGAFVAPVLDDAGVDRAGVVGFSGGGPHALALAATHGDRVTSVDIVAGATPPSAPPPTPPAQRLLCRLASTTPRLLSGFLSTGAWLAIHVSPAVVTAQYTDATDRAALPDEVATVVARDFADAVTASGRGTITELRLLASPWDLPLAAVDHPVRLRHGVRDANVPIDGARALRDRLPDARLTAVDDADHLTSLLRSRESVVARHAE; encoded by the coding sequence ATGGATGCCGCCCAGCCCTCCCGTTCCATCGAGACCGTTCGCATAGATAGCCACCGTCGCGTCGCGTACGCCGAGTACGGCGACCCCGCGGGCCGCGCCGTCCTCTTTTTCCACGGAACGCCGGGTTCACACCGGCTCGGCCGCCTGTTCGTCGACGCCGCGCGACGCCACGGCGTCCGGCTACTGGCTCCCGACCGCCCCGGCTACGGCGACTCGTCCCCGTGGCCGGAGCGCGATCTGACCGACACCGGCGCGTTCGTCGCGCCCGTCCTCGACGACGCCGGCGTGGATCGCGCCGGCGTCGTCGGCTTCTCAGGCGGCGGCCCACACGCGCTCGCGCTCGCTGCGACACACGGCGACCGCGTCACGTCGGTCGACATCGTCGCCGGCGCGACCCCGCCGTCTGCTCCGCCACCGACGCCCCCTGCCCAACGCCTCCTCTGCCGACTCGCGTCGACGACGCCGCGTCTCCTGTCGGGCTTTCTCAGCACGGGGGCGTGGCTCGCAATCCACGTCTCCCCGGCCGTCGTCACCGCCCAGTACACCGACGCGACGGACCGCGCGGCGCTTCCCGACGAGGTGGCGACGGTCGTCGCCCGGGACTTCGCCGACGCGGTGACGGCGTCCGGCCGTGGCACGATCACCGAACTCCGACTGCTGGCGTCGCCGTGGGACCTTCCGCTCGCGGCGGTCGACCACCCGGTTCGTCTCCGGCACGGCGTCCGCGATGCGAACGTACCGATCGACGGCGCCCGCGCCCTCCGCGATCGCCTCCCCGACGCTCGGCTGACCGCGGTCGACGACGCGGATCACCTCACTTCACTGCTCCGGAGTCGTGAGTCGGTCGTTGCACGCCACGCCGAGTGA
- the proS gene encoding proline--tRNA ligase: protein MTDDQELGITESKEHSTGEWYAEVVRKAGLANYGPEGMSGFIVTRPRGYALWEAIQNELDARFKATGVQNAYFPLFIPESYLEREKDVVEGFDPEVAWVTHGGYEELEERLAVRPTSESIIAPYLSRWIRSHRDLPMRVNQWCSVVRWEATETKPFFRTKEFLWQEGHTAHASEDDAWSETTTRLDQYEAVYEDVLAIPVLRGKKPEHDKFPGAETTTTVEALMPDGKSVQGATSHYLGRSFAEAFDMTFTDEDETERVAHTTSWGISWRALGALVMTHSDDQGLVLPPTVAPEQVVIVPIWQDETRDAVLDYAEGIADDLQEAGVRVELDDRDERNPGFKFNEWELKGVPLRIEVGPNEVDEESVTLVHRPDGESVSEDRGGIVDTVQEGFETVYAKLYAAAAENLDGNVREASDRAEILGTIGQHGGYVKAPWCGDEACEAEVKDQIAAEIVLVPFEEGEESRADGDIESIHEGETCALCGEEAVETAYFAKSY, encoded by the coding sequence ATGACCGACGATCAGGAACTCGGGATCACCGAGTCGAAAGAACACAGCACCGGGGAGTGGTACGCCGAAGTCGTCCGGAAGGCCGGCCTTGCGAACTACGGCCCGGAGGGAATGAGCGGATTCATCGTGACGCGCCCGCGCGGGTACGCGCTCTGGGAAGCCATCCAGAACGAACTCGACGCCCGATTCAAGGCGACCGGCGTCCAGAACGCGTACTTCCCGCTGTTCATCCCCGAATCGTATCTGGAACGCGAGAAGGACGTGGTCGAGGGGTTCGACCCCGAGGTGGCGTGGGTCACCCACGGCGGCTACGAGGAGTTAGAAGAGCGACTCGCGGTCCGGCCGACCAGCGAGAGCATCATCGCGCCGTATCTGAGCCGGTGGATCCGGAGCCACCGTGATCTCCCGATGCGCGTCAACCAGTGGTGTAGCGTCGTCCGCTGGGAGGCAACCGAGACCAAGCCGTTCTTCCGCACGAAGGAGTTCCTCTGGCAAGAGGGTCACACCGCGCACGCGAGCGAGGACGACGCGTGGTCGGAGACGACGACCCGCCTCGACCAGTACGAGGCGGTGTACGAGGACGTGTTGGCCATCCCCGTCCTCCGCGGGAAGAAACCGGAACACGACAAGTTCCCCGGTGCGGAGACGACGACGACCGTCGAGGCGCTGATGCCCGACGGCAAATCCGTCCAGGGGGCGACCAGCCACTACCTCGGCCGGAGCTTCGCGGAGGCGTTCGACATGACCTTCACCGACGAGGACGAGACCGAACGCGTCGCGCACACGACATCGTGGGGCATCTCGTGGCGCGCACTCGGCGCGCTCGTGATGACCCACAGCGACGATCAGGGACTCGTGCTCCCGCCGACGGTCGCACCCGAACAGGTCGTGATCGTCCCCATCTGGCAGGACGAGACCAGAGACGCAGTGCTCGACTACGCCGAGGGCATCGCCGACGACCTGCAGGAGGCGGGCGTCCGCGTCGAACTCGACGACCGCGACGAGCGCAACCCCGGCTTCAAGTTCAACGAGTGGGAGCTGAAGGGAGTGCCCCTGCGGATCGAGGTGGGGCCGAACGAGGTCGACGAGGAGTCGGTGACGCTCGTCCACCGACCGGACGGGGAGTCGGTGAGCGAGGACCGCGGGGGCATCGTCGACACCGTGCAAGAGGGCTTCGAGACGGTGTACGCCAAACTCTACGCGGCCGCGGCGGAGAATCTGGACGGAAACGTCCGCGAAGCGTCCGACCGCGCGGAGATCCTCGGCACCATCGGCCAGCACGGCGGCTACGTGAAGGCGCCGTGGTGTGGCGACGAGGCGTGTGAAGCGGAGGTCAAAGACCAGATCGCAGCCGAAATCGTGCTCGTGCCGTTCGAGGAAGGCGAGGAGTCGCGTGCGGACGGCGACATCGAGTCGATCCACGAGGGCGAGACGTGTGCCCTCTGTGGCGAGGAGGCGGTCGAGACGGCGTACTTCGCCAAGTCGTACTGA
- a CDS encoding IS6 family transposase — MAESERLSECIEWIDLSFVERKRTPEWAIQVGIRCHLAGMSTRDASQFLDELGVQRSHVAVHNWVHKADLQPISTVSADQLAVDEKVIRINGDDYWLYGAVDPETNDILQFRLFPTTTKQTTRWFLAELHRQYRLDGVEFLVDDADYLVNVLDEDGYRFRMISHGNRNAIERVFWEIERRTSSFATSFSHVEPQTAESWLQALAVRHNSRQS; from the coding sequence ATGGCAGAATCCGAACGCCTCAGCGAGTGTATCGAGTGGATCGACTTGTCGTTTGTGGAGCGCAAGCGGACTCCCGAGTGGGCGATTCAAGTGGGCATCCGGTGTCATCTCGCCGGCATGTCAACGAGAGATGCCAGTCAGTTTCTCGATGAGTTGGGAGTCCAACGTAGTCACGTCGCGGTTCACAACTGGGTGCATAAGGCTGATCTACAGCCGATTTCGACGGTGAGTGCGGATCAACTTGCGGTCGACGAGAAGGTGATCCGCATCAACGGCGACGACTACTGGCTGTACGGTGCCGTTGATCCCGAAACGAACGATATCCTGCAGTTTAGGCTGTTTCCGACGACGACGAAACAGACAACGCGATGGTTTCTGGCCGAGCTGCATCGGCAATATCGGCTCGATGGCGTCGAGTTCCTCGTCGACGATGCCGATTATCTAGTGAACGTTCTCGACGAAGACGGCTACCGATTCCGGATGATTTCACACGGGAATCGGAATGCTATCGAACGTGTCTTTTGGGAGATAGAACGACGAACCTCCTCGTTTGCAACTAGTTTTAGCCATGTCGAACCGCAGACAGCAGAATCGTGGCTCCAAGCCCTCGCCGTCCGGCACAATTCACGCCAAAGTTAA
- a CDS encoding PadR family transcriptional regulator, which yields MSEAQTVSSDPGIVRDLTAFQHNILVILAEEPMYGLAIKRQLEEYYGTEVNHGRLYPNLDSLVDMGLVEKSELDKRTNQYELTEDGHEAVLNRMNWVLSKFVTDDDRAESVRDLVDAQG from the coding sequence ATGTCAGAGGCACAAACAGTCAGCAGTGACCCCGGCATCGTTCGCGACCTCACCGCGTTCCAGCACAACATCCTCGTTATTCTCGCCGAGGAACCCATGTACGGTCTGGCGATCAAACGCCAGCTCGAGGAGTACTACGGCACCGAAGTCAACCACGGCCGCCTGTACCCCAACCTCGACAGCCTCGTCGACATGGGCCTCGTCGAGAAGAGCGAACTCGACAAGCGGACGAACCAGTACGAACTCACCGAGGACGGCCACGAAGCGGTCCTCAACCGGATGAACTGGGTGCTCTCGAAGTTCGTCACCGACGACGATCGGGCCGAGTCGGTCCGCGATCTCGTCGACGCGCAGGGCTGA